From Mytilus edulis chromosome 8, xbMytEdul2.2, whole genome shotgun sequence, one genomic window encodes:
- the LOC139484778 gene encoding 5-hydroxytryptamine receptor 1B-like, producing the protein MLLKMNSTSELLNLYTMDLNFTNKSEGYRTQDMAKHLIANVVVLSLYLIIGVIGNMIVLAVYRFQMKGKEERYFIPYLAVSDMLTSVVGSVNCIMLDVMQTTFTNNILCKIVFYTIALTAGISLFLLLSIAIQRYLIICKRHRLNLKTRKIMVTVSVCLSVACSVPFAVNYGVNEHFSDGRLVGYRCGRLKHGFYLSGLVYSIFFITLMLFTVLALVFLYGRVGWVIFKHFNAQKFKQTNVSKETSTADKLTNDSITTNLQSKTQELKNPNGSYSKLTVNSECKNDSNIEATQSSDVYTEITAPECSSSVAQNGNSTQPKRLKKTNRSKKRKRFKNKFTFMFILITAVSIVCYMPVGMVVLLEGILPDFWERLSETVAATVLWLYHTYIINSIVNPIIYAFMDAEFSTALKALFEKFKCSKKYSK; encoded by the coding sequence ATGCTGTTGAAAATGAACAGTACAAGTGAACTGCTGAATTTGTATACAATGGATTTAAATTTCACGAACAAATCTGAAGGATACCGAACACAAGATATGGCAAAGCACTTAATAGCCAATGTGGTGGTTCTTTCATTATATCTGATTATTGGTGTGATAGGAAATATGATTGTTCTAGCTGTATACAGATTTCAAATGAAGGGTAAAGAAGAGAGATATTTCATTCCATATTTAGCAGTGTCGGACATGCTAACATCGGTGGTGGGTTCCGTAAATTGTATAATGTTAGATGTGATGCAAACGACATTCACCAACAATATTCTATGTAaaatagtattttacaccattgcTTTAACAGCAGGTATTTCTTTATTCCTGTTACTTTCTATTGCGATACAACGGTATTTGATAATATGTAAACGTCATAGACTTAATTTGAAAACTCGAAAAATAATGGTTACCGTATCCGTATGTTTGTCAGTTGCTTGCTCCGTACCTTTTGCAGTAAACTATGGCGTAAATGAACACTTTAGTGATGGTCGATTGGTTGGATACCGATGTGGAAGACTTAAACATGGCTTCTACCTATCTGGATtagtttattcaatattttttataactctCATGTTGTTTACTGTTCTTGCACTTGTTTTTCTATATGGAAGAGTCGGATGggttatttttaaacatttcaatgCACAAAAATTTAAGCAAACAAATGTATCAAAAGAGACCAGTACAGCAGACAAATTAACAAACGATTCGATTACCACCAATCTTCAAAGTAAAACACAAGAACTGAAAAATCCTAACGGTTCCTATTCCAAACTTACAGTTAATTCCGAATGCAAGAATGATTCAAACATTGAAGCAACTCAGTCATCTGACGTCTACACAGAGATCACAGCACCCGAATGTTCATCTTCTGTCGCTCAAAACGGAAATTCTACACAGCCTAAACGCTTGAAAAAAACAAACCGGTCAAAGAAAAGAAAGCGTTTCAAAAACAAGTTTACTTTCATGTTTATTCTAATAACTGCTGTGTCAATCGTGTGTTATATGCCGGTCGGAATGGTGGTTTTGTTAGAAGGCATATTGCCAGATTTTTGGGAAAGGTTGTCCGAAACGGTAGCTGCCACTGTTTTGTGGCTTTATCATACATACATTATTAACAGTATTGTCAATCCTATAATATATGCTTTTATGGATGCAGAATTTTCTACAGCACTTAAAgcactttttgaaaaatttaaatgttctaaaaaatattcaaaataa
- the LOC139483942 gene encoding neuronal acetylcholine receptor subunit alpha-7-like: MSWTDEFLTWNSSFYGETKKITAPLSEIWNPDVHLINYADKSNIFEDKDTLVNVYSTGLVEWYNFIELKTYCFVDTTQYPFETEICKLQFSAQNLDDKEQLLKIQLQDDYFNRFQSNGEWHISKPNKIRTYTEIRNSNSKRFAGVVLKIEMERRQTYYVWKFLVPTVAITCINMVTFLLPVKSGAKVTLSTFVVLSFTVMIQLFNQSLPSSSDKISQFGRLLWCLLGMSGLSLIFNVVITAIFYRKCTICKINCSVCNCAKLTKKLQDKPRNTTCCCKSKEDEQIIELKYIGPQEKKTAQQGASMENKSMFTLNAQFRVAKITILFTLFTRFSATMTKCLFITPQNRVCINGQSTIIKLSETDNTNAK; encoded by the coding sequence ATGTCATGGACAGATGAATTTTTAACGTGGAATAGCAGTTTTTATGGCGAAACCAAAAAAATAACCGCACCCTTATCTGAGATATGGAATCCGGATGTTCATTTGATAAACTATGCAGACAAGTCAAATATCTTTGAAGATAAAGATACACTTGTTAATGTCTATAGTACTGGACTGGTGGAATGGTATAATTTTATTGAACTTAAAACTTATTGTTTCGTAGATACGACACAATATCCATTTGAAACTGAGATCTGTAAATTACAATTTTCGGCCCAAAATCTTGACGACAAAGAACAACTATTAAAGATCCAGCTGCAAGATGATTATTTTAATCGATTTCAATCAAACGGAGAATGGCATATATCTAAACCTAACAAAATCAGGACTTATACAGAAATACGAAATAGCAATAGTAAAAGATTCGCTGGTGTGgtattgaaaatagaaatggaACGACGACAAACCTATTACGTGTGGAAATTTCTTGTTCCAACTGTTGCGATTACATGTATCAATATGGTAACATTTTTGCTCCCAGTGAAAAGTGGCGCCAAAGTTACGCTGTCAACATTTGTTGTATTGAGTTTTACTGTAATGATTCAATTATTTAATCAATCTTTACCTAGCAGTTCTGACAAAATTTCTCAATTTGGAAGATTACTGTGGTGTTTACTTGGTATGAGTGGATTAAGTCTAATATTTAATGTAGTTATTACTGCAATTTTCTATCGCAAATGTActatatgtaaaataaattgtTCAGTATGCAACTGTGCGAAACTGACAAAGAAACTGCAAGATAAACCTAGAAATACAACGTGCTGCTGTAAAAGTAAAGAGGACGAACAGATAATAGAACTAAAGTATATAGGCccacaagaaaagaaaactgcTCAACAGGGTGCCAGCATGGAAAATAAAAGTATGTTTACTTTAAATGCTCAGTTCCGAGTAGCtaaaattacaattttgtttacattgttcACACGTTTTAGCGCTACGATGACCAAATGTCTTTTCATAACCCCTCAAAACAGAGTCTGTATCAACGGACAATCAACTATCATCAAGTTAAGTGAAACAGACAACACCAATGCtaaatga